One segment of Manihot esculenta cultivar AM560-2 chromosome 4, M.esculenta_v8, whole genome shotgun sequence DNA contains the following:
- the LOC110613581 gene encoding probable serine incorporator, translated as MWAASCLASCCAACACDACRTVVSGISRRSARIAYCGLFALSLIVSWILREVAAPLMEKLPWINHFHKTPNREWFETDAVLRVSLGNFLFFTILAVLMVGVKNQKDPRDSLHHGGWMMKIICWFILVIFTFFVPNEIVSFYESISKFGSGLFLLVQVVLLLDFVHGWNDKWVGYDEKFWYAALLVVSLVCYLATFVFSGFLFHWFTPSGQDCGLNTFFIVMTLIFVFVFAIVALHPAVSGSILPASVISFYCMYLCYSGLASEPREYECNGLHKHSKAVSTGTLTIGLLTTVLSVVYSAVRAGSSTTLLSPPSSPRAGKPLLPLDKTEAEHDEKEKSKPVAYSYAFFHIIFSLASMYSAMLLTGWSTSVGGSGKLVDVGWASVWVRIVTGWATAGLYVWSLVAPIMFPDREF; from the exons ATGTGGGCGGCTTCTTGCCTTGCGTCTTGCTGTGCAGCCTGCGCCTGTGATGCGTGCCGCACGGTGGTTTCTGGAATAAGCAGGAGATCCGCCAGGATTGCTTATTGTGGTCTCTTTGCTCTGTCTCTGATTGTTTCATGGATTCTCCGTGAGGTTGCTGCTCCTCTCATGGAGAAGTTGCCTT GGATCAATCACTTTCATAAGACACCCAATAGGGAATGGTTTGAAACTGATGCAGTGCTGCGTGTTAGCTTGGGAAATTTTCTGTTCTTTACTATTCTAGCTGTTCTAATGGTTGGTGTAAAAAATCAGAAGGATCCTCGTGACAGTTTGCATCATGGTGGATGGATGATGAAAATTATTTGTTGGTTCATTTTGGTGATCTTCACGTTTTTCGTTCCTAATGAAATCGTCAGCTTCTATG AATCAATATCAAAATTTGGCTCAGGTTTGTTTCTTCTTGTTCAAGTTGTGCTCTTGTTGGATTTTGTACATGGATGGAATGACAAGTGGGTGGGATATGATGAAAAATTCTG GTATGCTGCCCTACTTGTTGTCTCGCTTGTGTGCTATTTGGCGACATTTGTCTTCTCAGGATTTCTCTTCCATTGGTTTACACCATCTGGACAGGACTGTGGATTAAACACTTTCTTTATTGTCATGACCCTAATTTTCGTGTTTGTTTTTGCCATTGTCGCACTTCACCCTGCT GTAAGTGGTAGCATTTTGCCAGCATCTGTAATATCCTTTTACTGCATGTACCTGTGCTACAGTGGGCTTGCCAGTGAACCAAGAGAATACGAGTGCAATGGTCTTCACAAACATTCAAAAGCTGTTTCTACTGGCACCCTTACCATTGGCCTGCTCACAACTGTTCTATCAGTTGTCTATTCAGCTGTACGTGCTGGGTCCTCTACTACCCTTCTTTCCCCACCGAGCTCACCCC GTGCAGGGAAACCTTTGCTGCCATTGGACAAGACCGAAGCAGAGCATGATGAGAAGGAGAAATCTAAACCTGTCGCATATTCTTATGCCTTCTTCCATATCATCTTCTCTCTTGCTAGCATGTATTCGGCTATGCTTTTGACTGGGTGGTCAACATCAGTTGGGGGAAGTGGAAAGCTAGTTGATGTGGGGTGGGCATCTGTATGGGTACGGATTGTTACAGGCTGGGCAACTGCAGGTCTCTACGTTTGGTCTCTGGTTGCTCCTATTATGTTCCCGGACAGGGAGTTCTAA
- the LOC110613792 gene encoding uncharacterized protein LOC110613792, with translation MVLDNILSSPHRKSPSFRKQFPRDELGSWSTLVQRHRFLLTALVLLAFLCTIYLYFAITLGATATGSCSGLTGKQQALCRIKEAKASVKGKMKFF, from the coding sequence ATGGTTCTGGATAACATTTTATCATCTCCTCATCGGAAGTCACCTTCTTTCCGGAAACAATTCCCACGTGATGAGTTGGGTAGTTGGTCAACACTCGTTCAGAGGCACCGTTTCCTCTTAACAGCTTTGGTTCTTTTGGCTTTCCTATGCACCATCTATCTTTACTTTGCTATTACTTTAGGCGCAACTGCCACCGGATCATGTTCTGGATTGACAGGAAAACAGCAAGCATTATGTCGCATAAAAGAGGCAAAGGCTTCAGTCAAGGGGAAAATGAAATTTTTCTAG